The Mytilus trossulus isolate FHL-02 chromosome 3, PNRI_Mtr1.1.1.hap1, whole genome shotgun sequence genome contains a region encoding:
- the LOC134711045 gene encoding G-protein coupled receptor Mth2-like, translating to MSYLQRMRKLSKQNHQIALLNYDVNFQFYQYYIDSEENLGICIEDFRNMISPFDTHSIVYSAIMITCTLISTICLLSTLITYCLFPSLRTLPGKIIMSLTFSMLLYHSLYLVLIMAENVNNAVCQIIGILTHFFLLSTLGCFTACTVHMFKVFGQKRLTSTLTANLNKSLIWLYIVSAYVSAAVIVSVNIIVIYIVTDKSTGYGRNGKCFISRLESFVATVLTPLFATFTINIILYTITVYRLFIRTTLHSNLSDTRNNKMEVGIFVKLFITSGCSWILLLVNFFVNEMHIYTVISGLNGLQGLYIFIAYICNKRIYRLYKSKLGISDRDSHPSSKTTTTMISLSRSRITNSESVQKQRSS from the coding sequence ATGTCGTATTTACAAAGGATGAGGAAGTTATCGAAACAAAACCATCAAATAGCATTGCTGAACTACGACGTCAATTTTCAGTTCTACCAGTATTATATAGATTCAGAGGAGAATTTGGGAATCTGTATTGAAGATTTTCGAAATATGATCAGCCCTTTTGATACACATAGTATTGTGTATTCCGCCATAATGATAACATGCACTTTGATATCTACAATATGTTTACTCTCAACACTAATAACATACTGTTTATTTCCCTCACTGAGAACTCTTCCTGGAAAGATCATCATGAGCTTGACGTTTTCTATGCTACTGTACCATTCACTGTATTTAGTATTGATAATGGCCGAGAACGTTAACAATGCAGTATGTCAGATAATTGGAATACTTACTCATTTCTTCTTACTCTCAACACTTGGTTGTTTTACTGCGTGTACAGTTCATATGTTTAAAGTGTTTGGACAGAAGAGACTTACGTCAACACTCACGGCCAATCTAAATAAATCATTGATCTGGTTGTATATAGTTTCTGCCTACGTCTCTGCAGCTGTTATTGTTTCTGTCAACATTATAGTCATATACATTGTAACAGACAAGTCCACTGGGTATGGACGTAATGGAAAATGTTTTATCTCACGTTTGGAAAGCTTTGTCGCAACAGTGTTGACACCATTATTTGCAACATTTACTatcaatatcattttatatacaataacaGTGTATAGACTATTCATAAGAACTACTTTGCATTCAAACCTATCTGATACTAGAAACAATAAAATGGAAGTAGGTATATTCGTTAAACTTTTCATTACTTCTGGATGTTCATGGATATTATTGCTCGTTAATTTCTTCGTAaatgaaatgcatatttatactGTAATATCAGGTCTCAATGGATTACAGGGACTTTATATTTTCATAGCTTATATCTGTAACAAACGTATTTATCGATTATACAAAAGTAAACTGGGAATTTCCGATCGAGACTCGCATCCTAGTTCGAAAACAACTACAACTATGATTTCCCTTTCGCGTTCACGAATTACGAACTCAGAAAGTGTACAAAAACAACGCTCTTCTTAA